Part of the Clupea harengus unplaced genomic scaffold, Ch_v2.0.2, whole genome shotgun sequence genome, gtgtgtatgtgtgtgtgtatgtgagtgtgtgtgtgtgtgtatgtgagtgtgtgtgtgtgtgtgtatgagtgtgtgtgtgtgtgtgtgtgtgtgtgtgtatgtgagtgtgtgtgtgtgtgtgtgtgtggcaaaagaACAGCCACGTAGACACACACTGtggatgtttgtctgtgtttttgtcacttgtatgtgtgtgtatttgtgtatgcatgtttgtcggtggtgtgtgtgtgtgacttggagggggggggatattGGGCTGAAGAGGGCGTCGTGCAGTGCAGCGGTCTGCTTGCCGTGGCCCccgccgtgagtgtgtgtgtgtgtgtgtgtgtgtgtgtggggtatggcTTGCCTGGTCATCAGCGGTTTATTTTTGAATATCAATGGTTATTTGTAGAAAGTGTAATTTAATTGTATAGGTGGTTTTACTCCAGCTTTCTCCAGAAACAGGTTGTAAATAttcgcttcctctctctttcttttctattgCTTGTACAATTCACTTCCCATGCCCATTTTGGAATAAGGTTGTAAATAGCGAGTGCTCTCTTGGCAAAAGCTGAATGTTTCTGTGACTGTAGCACtacttttattttaattttctttttgtttcctcctctctggaCTATTCtattttgtcttcttcttttttatttttatttctgtgtgtgtgcgtgggtgtatgtgtgagtgtgtgcgtgggtgtgtgtgtatgtgtggagagcGACTCAGACACAGCACTGGTTGGCTATTTTCATGGTTCATTATAATAAATCACTGTAATGACAGTTTTATACCATTTCGGCTCTCTTGTGTatgtgatgcgtgtgtgtgtgagatgcgtgtgtgagtgtgtgaacgaAACCTTAGCTTACCTCTGAAGTGATCATctactgcacacatgcacacacaaacccaagcTGTTCATGATTAGCAGTACAGTTTAATCAACAGTTGTAGTGGAAATTTACAGTATTCAAGTATAAAAAACGAAATAAGGCCTTGAAGGAATAACGGAGTACAAAGCAATGAAGCATCACTCATTGAGTTGGCATAGCAACGCGGAGGCTTTGGAGATCCAGTAGTCACTGGGTCGGTTGGAGGGCAGCATCACCGTGATGACAAAGTTGGTGGAGTGACCTGGGAGAGAACGGATGAGCATTCAATTAAATCACTAATGCGAATATCTTTAATGGTGCGTGGGAGAGATTCCGGTTTGCCTTGGTTGTGTGCGGTTTTGAGGTCATACCTATATGCTTTAGACAAGGCCaggttatttatatagcacaactCATTCATGTTGGTAATTGAAAATGCTTTACTAATGAACAGATAAACAAACGAAAAAAAGTGTAGAGTGCATTTAgtcagaaaaataaaagataaaaaaaggtAGTGCACTAAATTACACTTGATGCAAGAGCAGTCCCTCACAGAGGACAATCCGGTTAAAGTGCCTGAGTGAGTTAAGAGgcgtgtatgcatatgtgtgtatatatatatgtatatatagtaCCTGAGTGAGTTAAGAggagtgtatgcatatgtatatatatatgtatatagagtACTTAGTTTAGAGgcgtgtatgcatatgtgtgtatatactgtatatgtatatatagtaCCTGAGTGAGTTAAAaggcgtgtgcatatgtgtgtatatatatatatgtatatagagtACCTGAGTGAGTTAAGAGgcgtgtatgcatatgtgtgtatatatgtatatatagagtACCTGTGGTGGAGAGGGTCCctgcatatgtatatatatatgtatatagagtACCTGAGTGAGTTTAGAGGCGTGAATGCATATGTATATAGAGTACTTGAGTGAGTTTAGAGgcgtgtatgcatatgtatatatatatgtatatagagtACCTGAGTGAGTTTAGAGGagtgtatgcatatatatatgtatatagagtACCTGTGGTGGAGAGGGTCCCTGCCCTGGCGGAGGTCTTGTAAAGCGGCGCGTGGTACAGAGACTCGTCGGGCTCGTAGTTCTGCTGCGGCTCGAAGTGTACCACCGGCAGCATGGGGTTCATCTCCCGATTAAAGGCGTCCTCGATCACCATCTCCTCATCGTCCCAGCGACTGGCATCCATGAACATGCCGTGGACCAGGACGCCGTCCTCTATGGCGGGGATCTGTGGCACCCAGAGGAGCATGCAGTTAGAGTAGGAGTGCACATTTAAATAACGATCTAAAACTGTGTTCACTGAAGATGAGGTTTTCTCCATCCTGCTCCTTGGAGAGCCCTGGCTGTCCACTCATCCCTTCTTGGGCCACAGCTGGCTTCATTTACCGAATGCTGTTCTTCATGAATGAAATTAGGGATGAATTAAATTAGGTATGCTTCAGTGTAATTACTCACTGCCTTCCAGCTGAGATCAGGTGAGGTGAAATGGATAaagcccccctcacccccccaggACAGGCATCATCAGGCTTGAATAACACTGTCCAATTCCCGTTAGTTCACTGGTTTGAAATCCTTCTTTTTGGAAGCTATGAAATTGGGACATGCCACCAACAACAAAGCTCTTCCGTTCAAAGTGTCAACACAGTGACAACATATTATGAGGGTTCCGTCCTCATAGAAACTCACCATGCCTTTTTTACCCACAACTGTCACCTACTCTACCCCTAACCCTGATGTGTTCTGATCTGGTCTGATGTGATGTGTTCTGAtgtgatctggtctggtctgatctggtctgatGTGATCTGGTCTAATGTGATCTGGTCTGATGTGGTCTGATgtggtctgatctggtctgaCTCACCTCCTcgtccatctccatctctgctccCACAGCCAGCCCCCTCCGCTGCTCCGCCACCACTGCCTCGTCTCGGTACACAGGCACCATGTTGAAGCAGAAGTTCAGCTCGTCGATGGGAAGGTTGTACTTGCGAGCGTGGTTTTGCAGAGCTCctgggagagaacaggagaaaagATTAACGTGCTTGTGGAAACAGTCCAGGGAAAAAACTAGCACATAGCTGAACACTGTTGGAGGAGGGTAGGTTTGGGAACATGCCTGTCAGAAAGCCCTGGGGGAAGAAGAGTCCTGAGATCCAGAAGGACTTGGGCTGGCCCCGCGTGATCCAGTTCTGCAGGGGAAAGGTGCGAGCAAAATCACCATGGTGacacaaactaaacacacagCAATCAATAAGATATCAAACACACCTTggccctcatttataaaacgttcttacgcacagatttgatcttagcGTGTTCGTATgatcaaatccacgtcaaaGTACCGATTTATAAAAACCATCTTTGACGTTAAAAAGTACATATCTCAACGCCAGGTTCAACTTGGCGTAAGCACAtatccttgtggcaatactggagtactgcaggaattcggaactctcagAGCGCCGACACGTAgtttcatcatcgtcaccaccaccatccccattagggctaatggtgaaaggccaaattaatgtttcgctcaataaaaccaattaaacaatttgaataattgaaATTGCATCAGTCCACAGCACTGTCCTTAGGACAAAAACGTGtttaaaacatttcgctcaatctatagcctataaaaagtcTGATAGTGtcttagttttcagtaggagatatggctgcattggcgttgttaaAGGATATTGCCAACCGCGCAATAAGTAGAGAAAGGGTTTTTCTTGATCGTGCAGACTTTGGCACAGGATGATGTATGGCTGATAAGCAGGTACCGCTTGCCAAGAACGGCTCTGTTAGAGCTTTGTGCCCAAATGGGCTCTCATCTACAGAGACGCACCTGATGCAACCAGGCCATACCCGTTCAGGTTCAGGTTATGTCGGTTCTTGGGTTCCTGGCTACAGGAACATTCCAACGAGAAATTGGAGACCAGTCGGGTATATCCCAGTCATCATTAAGCATAATTTTGCCTGATGTTCTTCGCGGTATTATCCCTCTTTTTCCGCAATTTATTAGATTTCCATAATgtgcccaggaacagcgaaat contains:
- the dnah6 gene encoding dynein axonemal heavy chain 6, yielding NWITRGQPKSFWISGLFFPQGFLTGALQNHARKYNLPIDELNFCFNMVPVYRDEAVVAEQRRGLAVGAEMEMDEEIPAIEDGVLVHGMFMDASRWDDEEMVIEDAFNREMNPMLPVVHFEPQQNYEPDESLYHAPLYKTSARAGTLSTTGHSTNFVITVMLPSNRPSDYWISKASALLCQLNE